The Bosea sp. AS-1 region CTCCGGCATGGTGCGGACGGTCTTGGGATTGCCGCTGATCTTGATGACCGGGATGATCGGGTTGCCGATGACATTGCCCTGCCCCGTCGGGAATGTGTGGACGACGAAGCCGCCCGCCGCCATCAGCGTCACGCACTCGGCCGCCGCCGAGGAGGTGTCCATGTAATAGAGCCCGGGACCCTTGGCCGGCGTCTGCGCCGGCTCGAGGATGTCGATGTATTTGCACTCGCGACCGATCTTCTCGAGGTTGCCGAGCGCCTTCTCCTCGATCGTGGTCAGACCGCCGGCGATGTTGCCTTTTGTCGGCTGCGAATCCGACAGGTCATCGGTCTTGTGGGCCTCGATGACGTCATCCTGATAGGCCTTCCACATCTTGTACCAGCGCTCGCCCAGCTCGGGCGTCGCGGCGCGGGCCTTGCAGAGATGCTCGGCGCCGGTGATCTCCGAAGTTTCGCCGAAGACGCCGTGAATGCCGCGCGGAATCCACTTGTCGTACATGTTGCCGACGGTCGGGCAGGACGACAGGCCGGTGGTGGTGTCCGACTCGCCGCATTTCGTCGAGACCCAGAGCTCCCCGATGCCGCATTTCTCACGCTGGAGCTCGCTCGCCCATTGGACGAACTCCTTGGCGACGTAGGAGGCCTTGGCGATAGTGGCGATGTCGCCATGCGTCTCAATGCCGAAGCCGACCACCGGCTTGCCGGTGCTGGCGATGCCGTCAACGACGCGCTTGGTCCAGCCCTCCTCGATGCCGATGACGACCACGGCCGCGACGTTCGGGTTGGAGCCCGTGCCGATCAGCGTGCGGAAATGGATATCGAGATCCTCGCCGAACTGCAGGCGGCCATAGGCGTGCGGGATCGCGAGCGTGCCCTTGATGTTGTTGGCGACCGCCTCACAGGCGGCGTTGGACAGATCGTCCAGCGGCAGCAGCAGCACATGGTTGCGCACGCCGACGCGGCCGTTCTCGCGACGCCAGCCGAAGAAGGAATCGAGGTTGCGGCCGGTCGGACGCTTCACCATCGGGACCTTGAACTCGGGGGCGTCGATCTTGCGCCCCTTGATGCGGGCGAGCTTTCCCTTGGCGAGATCGAAATTGGCGACGATGGACATGGCGTTCCCTACTCTCTGAATGGGCTCGACCTTGAGGGAGCCTCGGAATTTACGACGTTGCGCGAAACGGCCGGCGCGGTTTTCCCGGATCGCGAACCCTTACCAGCGCTTGGTCTTGGCGTTGTGCACGTGGAGGTGCTCGCCCTTCTTCACGTCGGCGATCGCCTTGCCGATATCCTGGCCGTACTTCCAGATGGTGTCGCCCTTCTTGATGTCCTTCAGCGCCACCTTGTGCCCGATCGGGATGTCCATCTTGGCGGTCAGGCGAAAATCGGAATTGTCGTGCGTGACGACGCACAGCATATCGGTGCCGGCTTTCAGCCCCTCCACGACGACGACGCCCACCGTGTCCTTCGTCTCGTGCACCAGCAGATGCGGATTGCTCATCCCAACGCCTCCCCTATCGAAGCTTGCGAAATTCTGCCGTCATACGGCGGCTCGACAGCCTTGTATAATATGTCTTATATAAGACATAAGAGAGAGACAAGCCCCTTGATCAGCGCAGATCCGCACGCTTCGCAACCCATCGGCTTCCGGCCGCTCTATCTACAGGTCAAGGCGACGCTGCTGCGCCGTCTGGTCGATGGAGTCTGGCTGCCGGGGACGGCGTTGCCGAGCGAGGGGCAACTCGCCGCCGAGATCGGCGTCAGCCAGGGAACGGTACGCAAGGCCCTGGACGAGCTCGCGGCCGAGAACATCGTGGTGCGCCGTCAGGGTCGTGGCACCTTCGTCGCAGAGCATGACGAGCGGCGCATCCTGTTCCAGTTCTTCAAGCTGGTGCCTGACGACGGCGAGCGCCGCTTTCCGGAAAGCGCGGTGCTCGATGTCGCTATTGGCGAGGCGGACGAGGCTGAATGCACCGCCCTCGGCATCGACCGGACGGTGCGCGTGGTCCGCATCCGCCGCCTGCGTTCCTTCCAGGCGAAGCCGCTGGTTCTGGAGACCTTGAGCCTCCCGCAGCATCTCTTCCCCGGGCTGGAAACCGCGCCGGTTCCGAACAATCTCTACAGCCTCTATGCGCGCCGCTACGGAGTCACGATCGCACATGCGCGCGAAAAGCTGAAAGCGGTCGCCCTGTTGCCGGACGATGCCACGCTGCTTGGCGTCGCCCCCGGCTCTCCCGCGCTCAAGATCAACCGCGTCGCCCTGTCGCTCGACGGCTCGCCCGTCGAGCTTCGCGTCAGCCTGTGTCTGACGGAGGAGGTTCACTACCTGTCCGATCTGCGTTGAGCACTGCGCCGGCCGGCCGCCATCAGTTTCATCGAAGCCGCCGCAGAGCGGTCATCACAACCCGAGGGAACGCATGATGCTGAAGACGACGAGACGCATTGTCATCGCAGGTGTTTTGGCCATGGGGCTGGGATCGCCAGCCATGGCCCAGGGCTTTCCGACCAAGCCGCTGATCATGATCGTGCCCTTCGCGGCCGGCGGCCCGAGCGATCTGATCGCCCGCCTGCTCGCCGAGAACATGGGTCGAACGCTCGGCCAGCAGATCGTGATCGAGAACGTCGCGGGCGCCGGCGGCACCGCGGGCGCCAAGCGGCTGCTCAACGCCGAGGCGGACGGTTACACGCTCCTCATTCACCATCTTGCCCTGGCCGCGGCGCCAGCGCTTTACGACAATCTCGGCTATGACACGAAGACGGCGTTCGCGCCGATCGGCCTCGTCAATACCGGTCCGATGGTGGTGACCGGCAAGAGTGCCCTCTCGGCAGCGGACGGCAAGGCGTTCTTCGCGTTTGCCAAAACCCAATCCGACAAGATGACGGTCGCTCACGCCGGCGTCGGCTCGAATTCGCATCTCTGCGCCGTGCTGATGTCGCAGGCGCTGGGCGTCAAGTTCACGCAAGTCGCCTATCGCGG contains the following coding sequences:
- a CDS encoding GntR family transcriptional regulator, whose translation is MISADPHASQPIGFRPLYLQVKATLLRRLVDGVWLPGTALPSEGQLAAEIGVSQGTVRKALDELAAENIVVRRQGRGTFVAEHDERRILFQFFKLVPDDGERRFPESAVLDVAIGEADEAECTALGIDRTVRVVRIRRLRSFQAKPLVLETLSLPQHLFPGLETAPVPNNLYSLYARRYGVTIAHAREKLKAVALLPDDATLLGVAPGSPALKINRVALSLDGSPVELRVSLCLTEEVHYLSDLR
- a CDS encoding UxaA family hydrolase, which encodes MSNPHLLVHETKDTVGVVVVEGLKAGTDMLCVVTHDNSDFRLTAKMDIPIGHKVALKDIKKGDTIWKYGQDIGKAIADVKKGEHLHVHNAKTKRW
- a CDS encoding tripartite tricarboxylate transporter substrate-binding protein → MMLKTTRRIVIAGVLAMGLGSPAMAQGFPTKPLIMIVPFAAGGPSDLIARLLAENMGRTLGQQIVIENVAGAGGTAGAKRLLNAEADGYTLLIHHLALAAAPALYDNLGYDTKTAFAPIGLVNTGPMVVTGKSALSAADGKAFFAFAKTQSDKMTVAHAGVGSNSHLCAVLMSQALGVKFTQVAYRGTGPAMNDLVSGQVDVLCDQSTTAVPQIEGGKIKAFAVTSPDRLDVLKDTPTAREIGVSLDMTIWHGLYAPKGTPAAVLDKLNDALKTALRDKTIGERFKAVGTSTFPEADWTREAHQKRLLAEIDKWAVAMKAAGQAPQAAK
- a CDS encoding UxaA family hydrolase codes for the protein MVKRPTGRNLDSFFGWRRENGRVGVRNHVLLLPLDDLSNAACEAVANNIKGTLAIPHAYGRLQFGEDLDIHFRTLIGTGSNPNVAAVVVIGIEEGWTKRVVDGIASTGKPVVGFGIETHGDIATIAKASYVAKEFVQWASELQREKCGIGELWVSTKCGESDTTTGLSSCPTVGNMYDKWIPRGIHGVFGETSEITGAEHLCKARAATPELGERWYKMWKAYQDDVIEAHKTDDLSDSQPTKGNIAGGLTTIEEKALGNLEKIGRECKYIDILEPAQTPAKGPGLYYMDTSSAAAECVTLMAAGGFVVHTFPTGQGNVIGNPIIPVIKISGNPKTVRTMPEHIDLDVSGILRRDMTIPQAGDALIQSIVRTANGRLTASEALGHREFSMTKLYRSA